The following proteins are co-located in the Microbulbifer sp. VAAF005 genome:
- the tssI gene encoding type VI secretion system tip protein TssI/VgrG gives MTTLNQDRRLIKVDSPLGTDAVIATNLQGEEHISKLFRYEVQLLSDDHAIDQKDIVGKAITISVHHSETPRYINGYVTQLSLRDVTAEGIRSYSATVQPGLWFTSLGGSNRIFEKKSAKQILEEVLGEYSKVIKVSTKLNAEYITREYCVQFDESDFEFINRLMAEEGISYYFKHSNGQHELVLCDDSQDFYDCDSEQIEYDGGGSHPTKNTISSWQRNFNYHGGGFELKDYCEFTATKDNKQQVKTTSQLNDVSNYLRGMYGLNHFQADGENKHKFTDSYHKALAERSMEAQEALFDVSHGRSDCPSFTAGGRFNFDHTVSSEKGKYLITSVHISASDSNSDATHFHNTFSCIPATVTPRPEPSIFAKKVHSPQVARVLEVKATTSDNSQDPYTQIKVKFPWNSQQNSCWVRVMQSFAGKNWGANFVPRVNQEVIVTYINGDPDRPLITGAVYNGDNPGPNYTATQSGWKTEYESSAFNELRFDDKGGSEEIYMEAGKDHNFVVHNDQTGKIENKQTLEVKQDRSITVTDGSEVVTIAKGDQKLNVSKGNQVVTIGSGNHTLKVSKGSQTTDAMGAIKITSKASIELKVGSSSIKLTPAGITIKGTMLSCKGDATAEVKGGGMLTLKGGVTMIN, from the coding sequence ATGACTACATTAAATCAAGATAGAAGACTAATTAAGGTCGACAGCCCGCTCGGTACCGATGCGGTAATCGCTACCAACTTACAAGGTGAAGAGCATATATCCAAACTCTTCCGCTACGAAGTTCAGCTTCTCTCTGATGATCATGCCATAGACCAGAAAGATATCGTTGGTAAGGCCATCACCATCTCTGTACATCACTCAGAAACCCCTCGTTATATCAATGGTTACGTAACTCAGCTATCTCTTCGCGATGTTACCGCAGAAGGAATACGTAGCTATAGCGCCACAGTTCAACCGGGCCTGTGGTTTACCAGCCTCGGGGGCTCCAACAGAATCTTCGAAAAGAAATCAGCAAAACAAATTCTTGAAGAAGTTTTGGGTGAATACAGTAAGGTTATCAAAGTAAGCACCAAGTTAAATGCTGAATATATAACCCGCGAATACTGTGTGCAGTTCGATGAAAGCGATTTTGAATTTATCAATCGCCTTATGGCTGAAGAGGGAATCTCTTACTACTTCAAACACTCAAACGGGCAACACGAGCTTGTTCTCTGTGATGATAGCCAGGACTTCTATGACTGCGACAGCGAGCAAATAGAATACGATGGTGGAGGTAGCCACCCAACAAAAAATACTATCAGTAGCTGGCAGCGAAACTTTAATTATCACGGTGGCGGTTTTGAGTTAAAAGATTACTGTGAATTTACCGCTACAAAAGACAATAAGCAGCAGGTTAAAACCACCAGCCAGCTAAATGATGTCAGCAATTATTTGCGCGGAATGTATGGGTTAAACCACTTCCAGGCAGATGGCGAAAATAAACATAAATTTACCGATAGCTACCACAAGGCGCTCGCGGAGCGCTCCATGGAAGCGCAGGAAGCTTTATTTGACGTAAGCCATGGCCGCAGCGATTGCCCTTCATTTACAGCTGGCGGCCGCTTTAATTTTGATCACACTGTATCTTCAGAGAAAGGTAAGTATCTAATTACCTCTGTACATATCTCTGCAAGCGATAGTAATAGCGACGCGACTCATTTCCACAATACATTTAGCTGTATTCCTGCAACAGTAACACCAAGGCCTGAGCCCTCTATCTTTGCGAAGAAAGTTCACTCTCCACAGGTCGCACGGGTTCTTGAAGTTAAGGCTACAACCTCAGATAACTCTCAGGACCCCTATACCCAAATCAAAGTGAAATTCCCATGGAACTCACAGCAAAACAGCTGCTGGGTACGGGTAATGCAATCTTTTGCTGGAAAAAACTGGGGGGCAAACTTTGTTCCCAGGGTAAATCAGGAAGTTATTGTAACTTACATAAATGGTGACCCAGATAGGCCGCTGATTACTGGGGCTGTATACAATGGTGACAACCCAGGACCCAATTACACAGCAACTCAAAGCGGCTGGAAAACCGAGTACGAAAGTAGCGCCTTTAATGAACTTCGCTTTGATGATAAAGGCGGGAGTGAAGAAATTTATATGGAGGCAGGTAAAGACCATAACTTTGTCGTCCATAATGACCAAACAGGCAAGATAGAAAACAAGCAGACCCTAGAGGTTAAGCAGGATCGCTCTATTACGGTTACCGATGGCAGTGAAGTTGTTACCATCGCAAAAGGTGATCAAAAACTTAATGTCAGCAAGGGTAATCAGGTTGTAACTATCGGGTCGGGAAATCATACGCTCAAAGTCAGTAAGGGCTCGCAAACTACCGATGCTATGGGAGCAATTAAGATTACTTCCAAAGCATCTATAGAATTGAAAGTTGGCAGCAGCAGTATCAAACTAACTCCAGCTGGCATCACCATCAAAGGAACAATGCTCTCCTGTAAGGGCGACGCTACTGCGGAAGTTAAAGGTGGTGGCATGCTGACGCTGAAAGGCGGCGTCACCATGATTAATTGA
- a CDS encoding ShlB/FhaC/HecB family hemolysin secretion/activation protein gives MLGLEKSKLALFIGAGFLVSQVPVFAQDDGSSFRSRVREAFNQDTSTITEVDVTKDFLQRTYEAEDPNLNTEIPEVSERNQGPRITVKEFKFHRLEEFPEFGISREVVEEMAEDLRAKFMKEDQILASGYTVDNLEELAILLGNMNAQFNPGGLGPAELKKLVGVIEKQNRERGLSYGDLEEIAAELTSFYRRQGLFLAQVQIPAQDVENGVVTLTVQEGLLGQVVAEDNENYSDEKLAEPFEEQRGHLVNHENIEEGLYLLNDLPGLNVTGYFSAGDNPGETKLNLKVRESDSWRATFRADNHGSLYTGSERLYATVDWLNPLGFGDALTLGYLKSNPESDDDFGSDLGQFRYSFPLFGPRTRLEISADHNEFSLYDETDEDNVINLLEISGVNKSYALSLDHKFRRSRDFNLTGSFGLTEKKSDLDGIIEFTNDHVYGSEVGFYMDSLSSGFIPMLNVLSATAQYGEHQNTVEEGRGDDFNKLAINTSSLLFLPMPFTDDRSRLIVKGRAQYSESNLPGFEQLSLGGANGVRAFSARDFSADIGAVVTAEWYLNFPEFMNPILFNQRLNDIFQVALIADVGYGYVNNYEETVEDDWARFSGGGMLFKMNWSDSFSSKVSVAWPIMSSSSITNIAIGEDEPTVYADFSVFYN, from the coding sequence ATGCTTGGGCTAGAAAAAAGTAAGTTGGCATTATTTATTGGTGCTGGCTTTCTTGTATCGCAAGTACCGGTTTTTGCCCAGGATGATGGATCCAGTTTTCGCAGCCGGGTCCGGGAAGCCTTTAATCAGGATACCTCCACAATTACTGAGGTGGATGTAACTAAAGATTTCCTGCAGCGTACTTATGAAGCAGAAGATCCCAACTTAAACACTGAAATCCCTGAGGTCTCCGAGAGGAACCAGGGACCGCGGATCACTGTAAAAGAATTCAAGTTTCACCGCTTAGAAGAGTTTCCAGAGTTTGGTATTTCCCGAGAAGTTGTAGAGGAAATGGCAGAGGATCTTCGGGCAAAATTCATGAAAGAGGATCAAATTCTCGCTAGCGGTTACACCGTAGATAACCTTGAAGAGCTGGCAATATTGCTCGGCAACATGAACGCCCAGTTTAATCCAGGTGGCTTGGGGCCAGCGGAGCTCAAGAAACTGGTCGGTGTAATTGAAAAACAAAATAGAGAAAGAGGCTTAAGTTATGGAGATCTCGAAGAGATCGCCGCAGAACTGACAAGTTTCTATCGTCGCCAGGGGCTGTTTTTGGCCCAAGTGCAAATTCCCGCTCAAGATGTAGAAAATGGGGTGGTCACTCTTACCGTACAAGAGGGACTCCTCGGACAGGTTGTTGCAGAAGATAACGAAAATTACTCAGACGAAAAACTGGCGGAGCCCTTCGAAGAGCAGCGCGGCCACCTGGTAAATCATGAGAATATCGAGGAAGGGTTATATTTACTTAACGACTTGCCCGGATTAAATGTTACTGGGTATTTCAGTGCGGGGGATAACCCTGGTGAAACCAAGCTCAATTTAAAAGTGCGCGAATCAGACTCCTGGCGTGCAACTTTCAGGGCTGATAACCACGGTTCACTGTATACCGGTAGTGAGCGACTTTACGCAACTGTCGACTGGTTGAACCCCCTTGGGTTTGGTGATGCATTGACCCTGGGATATTTGAAATCAAACCCTGAGTCAGATGACGATTTTGGTTCTGACCTCGGCCAGTTCAGATATAGCTTCCCGTTATTTGGCCCTCGCACCCGCCTGGAAATATCTGCCGATCATAATGAATTTAGTCTTTACGATGAGACCGATGAAGATAACGTAATTAACTTACTGGAAATTTCCGGTGTTAATAAAAGTTATGCATTGTCTTTAGACCATAAATTCCGACGCTCCAGGGATTTCAATCTCACTGGCTCTTTCGGTCTGACAGAAAAGAAATCAGACCTTGATGGCATTATTGAATTCACTAATGACCACGTCTATGGCAGTGAAGTCGGTTTTTATATGGATAGCCTTTCCAGTGGCTTCATTCCAATGCTCAATGTTTTGAGTGCTACAGCACAATATGGTGAGCATCAAAATACGGTTGAAGAGGGAAGAGGGGACGACTTTAATAAACTGGCAATTAACACCAGCTCACTGCTCTTTTTACCCATGCCTTTTACTGATGATCGTTCAAGGTTAATCGTGAAAGGAAGAGCTCAATACAGTGAGAGTAATCTGCCAGGGTTTGAGCAATTATCCCTCGGTGGCGCCAATGGCGTGCGCGCGTTCTCAGCAAGAGATTTCTCTGCAGATATTGGGGCAGTGGTTACCGCAGAGTGGTACCTCAACTTCCCTGAGTTCATGAACCCGATCCTGTTTAATCAGCGTTTAAATGACATTTTCCAAGTAGCACTGATTGCCGATGTGGGCTATGGCTATGTGAATAACTATGAGGAGACTGTGGAGGATGACTGGGCTCGATTCTCCGGAGGCGGAATGCTGTTTAAGATGAATTGGAGTGACAGCTTCTCAAGTAAGGTCTCTGTCGCTTGGCCAATTATGTCGAGTTCCTCGATAACGAATATTGCAATTGGTGAAGACGAACCCACCGTCTACGCTGATTTCTCCGTTTTTTATAACTGA
- a CDS encoding lipase family protein, translating into MLSPKYTAKLAADTYLVKESRTRKLFYELYKNDFDIDEKITNKIDAEAGAFIFLKSTDARGIATLGKGQHKGQAFFSILGTDSLYDLLTDLNTGVRRFHTGGAVHQGFYYTFESLLPQLERFVQNLPSDIHTINCLGHSLGGAIATLAADWLSSNTEKSIKLYTFGSPRVGLDHFASGCKRKLKSENIYRVYHRADPVPMVPTWPFIHVPNGGTGDFELPTPSHNPGTNHSSKTYVKSVSPNGTSLDWDTVRLRKPKGNIEKSVEAWLRSDGVLSLTLNTAWIAGEALLWVLKKIAHLAGISLVVAGGTTFTLLDRLAIFLHKAYEISKDISFWVLRLIRRLAQLIGIAVVEGADITVSFIRMIFLRMHHMVSELVMRAGRGNQ; encoded by the coding sequence ATGCTGAGTCCGAAATATACTGCAAAACTTGCTGCAGATACTTACCTGGTAAAAGAAAGCAGGACAAGGAAATTATTCTATGAATTGTATAAAAATGATTTTGACATAGATGAAAAAATAACAAACAAAATAGATGCCGAGGCCGGCGCTTTTATTTTCTTGAAAAGCACTGACGCAAGAGGCATAGCGACCCTAGGAAAAGGGCAACATAAAGGACAGGCTTTCTTTAGTATTTTAGGTACTGATAGCCTGTACGATCTATTAACAGACCTAAATACTGGAGTTAGGCGATTCCATACTGGTGGCGCTGTACACCAGGGATTTTATTATACTTTCGAATCTCTATTACCTCAGCTCGAAAGATTTGTACAAAACCTGCCTAGTGATATTCACACCATTAATTGCCTTGGTCACAGCCTTGGCGGAGCGATAGCTACACTTGCTGCAGATTGGCTATCATCCAATACAGAAAAATCTATAAAACTGTATACGTTTGGTAGCCCAAGAGTTGGGCTTGACCACTTCGCAAGCGGCTGTAAACGCAAACTTAAATCCGAAAATATTTATCGCGTTTACCATCGCGCAGACCCCGTTCCTATGGTCCCCACATGGCCGTTTATTCATGTTCCAAATGGTGGTACCGGGGATTTTGAATTACCGACCCCCAGCCACAACCCTGGAACTAATCACAGCAGTAAAACTTATGTAAAGTCTGTTTCCCCCAACGGAACCAGTCTAGATTGGGACACAGTAAGACTTAGAAAACCCAAAGGCAATATAGAAAAAAGCGTTGAAGCATGGTTAAGATCAGATGGAGTCCTATCCTTAACCTTAAATACAGCATGGATAGCTGGTGAAGCACTACTGTGGGTTCTTAAAAAGATAGCTCACCTTGCAGGAATTTCTCTGGTAGTGGCAGGTGGTACTACCTTCACGCTTCTCGATAGACTTGCGATCTTCCTACACAAGGCTTATGAAATCAGCAAGGACATCTCTTTCTGGGTATTGCGGCTTATCCGCAGATTAGCTCAGCTTATTGGTATAGCTGTTGTGGAGGGTGCCGATATCACTGTCTCCTTTATACGCATGATATTTTTACGCATGCACCATATGGTATCGGAATTGGTAATGAGAGCAGGCAGAGGCAACCAGTAA
- a CDS encoding type VI secretion system tube protein Hcp: MAIYMNYNDKAVKGNVTASGYEDWIEIDNLHFGVGRGITMEAGAMANREASRPSLSELTFSKRLDAASGGLLKASVTGDEGVKVEIHVVQTGANSVEKYAVYKLENVLISSYSTSASAGGPPSESVALSYAKIETELNHADKSNKNPTSMRVGYCLETAKAL, translated from the coding sequence ATGGCTATTTACATGAACTACAACGACAAAGCTGTAAAAGGTAATGTTACTGCTTCTGGCTACGAAGACTGGATTGAAATTGACAATCTGCACTTCGGCGTTGGCCGTGGCATCACCATGGAAGCCGGCGCTATGGCAAACCGTGAAGCTTCTCGCCCAAGCCTGAGTGAATTAACTTTCAGCAAGCGCTTGGACGCAGCTTCCGGCGGCCTGCTCAAAGCTTCTGTAACTGGTGACGAAGGCGTTAAAGTAGAGATCCACGTAGTTCAAACCGGTGCGAACTCTGTTGAGAAGTATGCTGTTTACAAACTGGAGAACGTCCTGATTTCTTCTTACAGCACTTCAGCTTCTGCTGGCGGTCCTCCCTCTGAGTCTGTTGCTCTGAGCTACGCCAAAATCGAAACTGAGCTCAACCACGCTGACAAGAGCAACAAGAACCCAACCAGCATGCGTGTTGGATACTGCCTGGAAACTGCCAAGGCCCTGTAA
- a CDS encoding DUF6795 domain-containing protein — MHEKYIFNLFSIFFLLILVSPGGTYAMASFNPFKACTFSEMKIKLTLNGKPISGAQITRSIQWQKEWVDTFTSDEDGVAVLPAKFSNSLTQVLPVEFVVSQAIDVNYEDKNYEIWVYAKRNPGENSEMGKPFNLTCELTDETRLEEVFDSALLTSCQFN; from the coding sequence ATGCATGAAAAATATATATTTAATTTATTTTCAATATTTTTTCTATTAATTCTTGTGTCACCTGGAGGAACTTACGCTATGGCTTCTTTTAATCCTTTTAAAGCTTGTACATTTTCAGAAATGAAAATCAAGCTAACCTTAAATGGTAAGCCTATATCAGGAGCCCAAATTACACGCTCAATCCAATGGCAAAAAGAATGGGTAGATACCTTCACATCAGATGAAGATGGGGTTGCTGTTCTCCCAGCTAAGTTTTCAAACTCCTTAACCCAGGTCTTACCTGTTGAATTTGTTGTCTCTCAGGCTATTGACGTCAACTATGAAGATAAAAATTATGAGATCTGGGTTTATGCAAAAAGAAACCCCGGGGAAAACTCCGAAATGGGGAAACCTTTTAACTTAACTTGCGAGCTAACTGACGAAACCAGACTGGAAGAAGTATTCGATTCCGCCCTATTGACTTCATGCCAATTTAATTGA
- a CDS encoding bifunctional serine/threonine-protein kinase/formylglycine-generating enzyme family protein, with translation MITPIKGAQPVKGAQPVIPSAAAGFSSDATVFVSTPRRTGDAAGVDEVLGGVSADSAILSEPLEAAGSNAVTKTVIKGRFELDKLLGVGGMGAVYKALDRRKLEANDSEPYVAIKLLNDDFQKHPDAFISLQREARKSQTLAHPNIVTVYDFDRDGDRVFMTMEFLEGAPLDKLLRDHADVGLEPERARSVFWDISQALIYAHSHKIVHSDFKPGNIFVTNKKGAKVFDFGIARAVSEGGIANKAGETTVFDAGTLGALTPAYASLEMLKGAEPAPSDDVYALGCVAYELFCGRHPYNKTPADKALEQGLRPKRIKGLNRRQWRALESALELKRENRTSTVDKFVQAFFVSHAWKWVLGSAFVMVLGGAVVGYGHLQQQNAAEQERVRVELELKHEQELLARRISDKKEAITRLIGLSILTPAWERDLQLELEEYSELNPVDKEFLDSSRRQVSELFLAAATGQLNLGNLDQADVMLAGVANWYGESKEAEAIKTQLANDRESLRARLEAERIAEEREAERIRLAEERAERRRLAALKQKQIDAVLDDMEVALTCGFTMSASSVGSQLARLAKLDSAKALQIRPVVGEELVNCATNLGMKDPIQTEVLVDQFRALLPAYQPLKDFKLDFCGHLVPGSGRRGDRYTCRDRLADGSRGPTMVVIKGLSGRSLAVGKYEVSSTELAQFCRIAGQCGEQTPAASGLPANNLSLATAEAYLSWLSDETGYRYRLPSEQEWFAAASARGEDEVADRNCHLKYGGIEKGAEMVPTRAGSSNGFGLLNAVGNVQEWGLGTEGELLALGGSRIDPMSRCLATTKKLHNGQPDEFTGFRIVRDVN, from the coding sequence ATGATCACCCCCATTAAAGGTGCTCAACCTGTTAAAGGTGCGCAACCTGTAATCCCCTCGGCTGCCGCCGGTTTTAGCTCTGATGCGACAGTTTTTGTGTCCACCCCAAGACGAACAGGGGATGCAGCTGGGGTTGATGAGGTTTTGGGTGGGGTCTCTGCCGATTCAGCTATATTGTCTGAGCCTCTGGAGGCGGCCGGCTCAAATGCCGTGACCAAAACGGTGATCAAAGGCCGGTTTGAGCTGGATAAGCTTCTGGGTGTAGGGGGAATGGGAGCGGTTTACAAAGCTCTGGACCGCCGGAAGTTGGAAGCCAATGACAGCGAGCCCTATGTCGCTATCAAGCTGCTTAATGATGACTTCCAAAAGCACCCTGATGCATTTATCTCTCTCCAGAGGGAAGCACGGAAGTCTCAGACCCTCGCGCACCCTAATATCGTAACGGTTTACGACTTTGACCGTGATGGGGATCGCGTATTTATGACAATGGAGTTCCTTGAGGGTGCTCCGTTGGACAAGTTGTTACGCGATCATGCGGATGTGGGGCTGGAGCCAGAGCGTGCCCGCTCGGTATTTTGGGATATCTCCCAGGCCCTGATATACGCCCACTCCCACAAGATTGTTCACTCAGACTTTAAACCGGGCAATATCTTTGTCACCAATAAAAAGGGTGCAAAGGTATTTGATTTCGGTATTGCCCGAGCAGTTTCTGAGGGTGGCATCGCTAATAAGGCTGGTGAAACCACAGTATTTGATGCAGGTACTCTCGGAGCTCTCACCCCGGCCTATGCGAGCCTTGAGATGCTCAAGGGGGCAGAGCCGGCACCGAGTGATGATGTATATGCATTGGGGTGTGTTGCCTACGAGCTGTTCTGCGGTCGCCACCCTTACAACAAAACGCCAGCAGACAAAGCCTTGGAGCAAGGCTTACGGCCCAAGCGGATCAAAGGGCTCAACCGCCGGCAGTGGCGGGCGCTTGAGTCAGCACTTGAGCTGAAGCGGGAAAATCGTACAAGTACGGTTGATAAATTCGTTCAGGCATTTTTTGTTAGCCATGCCTGGAAGTGGGTGCTCGGCAGTGCGTTTGTGATGGTTCTGGGGGGCGCAGTTGTAGGTTACGGCCACCTGCAGCAGCAAAATGCTGCAGAGCAAGAGCGAGTCAGGGTTGAGCTTGAGCTTAAGCATGAGCAGGAGTTATTGGCCCGGCGCATTAGCGACAAGAAAGAGGCTATCACCCGGCTGATTGGCTTGAGTATTTTGACCCCAGCCTGGGAGCGGGATCTTCAGCTGGAGTTAGAGGAATACTCCGAGCTGAACCCTGTGGATAAAGAATTTTTGGATTCTTCCCGTCGCCAAGTCTCAGAACTTTTCCTCGCCGCTGCAACGGGTCAGTTAAATCTGGGTAACCTCGATCAGGCCGATGTCATGCTAGCGGGTGTAGCCAACTGGTATGGCGAGTCAAAAGAAGCTGAAGCTATCAAGACTCAGCTGGCGAATGATAGAGAGAGCTTGCGTGCGCGCCTAGAGGCGGAGCGGATTGCAGAAGAGCGTGAGGCCGAGCGCATCCGTTTGGCTGAAGAGCGCGCGGAACGCCGCCGTCTGGCTGCCCTCAAGCAAAAGCAGATCGACGCTGTTCTTGATGATATGGAAGTGGCGCTTACCTGTGGTTTTACAATGAGCGCCTCCTCAGTAGGCTCCCAGTTGGCCCGCCTGGCAAAACTGGATAGTGCAAAAGCCTTGCAGATACGCCCTGTAGTGGGTGAAGAGCTTGTGAATTGCGCAACCAACCTGGGTATGAAAGACCCAATTCAAACAGAGGTCCTGGTTGATCAGTTCAGGGCTCTCCTGCCTGCATACCAACCATTGAAAGATTTCAAGTTGGACTTCTGCGGCCATTTAGTCCCCGGAAGTGGTCGCAGAGGCGACCGCTATACCTGCCGCGATCGCTTAGCGGATGGTAGCAGAGGGCCGACAATGGTCGTGATCAAAGGGTTGAGTGGCAGGTCGCTGGCAGTGGGTAAGTACGAGGTCAGCAGCACCGAGTTGGCTCAATTCTGCCGTATAGCTGGTCAATGCGGGGAGCAGACCCCGGCTGCATCAGGGCTGCCGGCCAATAACCTATCCCTGGCAACAGCGGAGGCTTATTTAAGCTGGCTCAGTGATGAGACAGGCTATCGTTACCGCTTGCCCTCGGAACAGGAGTGGTTTGCAGCCGCCAGTGCCAGGGGAGAGGACGAGGTGGCGGATCGAAACTGCCACTTGAAGTATGGCGGCATCGAAAAAGGCGCTGAAATGGTTCCCACCCGGGCCGGGTCCTCCAACGGATTTGGGCTGCTGAATGCGGTAGGTAATGTCCAGGAGTGGGGGCTGGGTACAGAAGGTGAATTACTTGCTCTCGGGGGAAGTCGTATTGACCCGATGAGCCGCTGCCTGGCAACAACCAAGAAACTCCATAATGGCCAGCCCGACGAATTCACCGGTTTCCGTATCGTTAGAGATGTTAACTAG
- a CDS encoding PAAR domain-containing protein gives MGKPASRVGDMHVCPMVTGTVPHVGGPVLSPGAPTVIIGGMPSATVGSSCTCVGPPDSVAMGSTTVMLQKKPAARMGDTTGHGGNIVIGCPTVLIGG, from the coding sequence ATGGGAAAACCAGCTTCTCGTGTTGGTGATATGCACGTATGCCCAATGGTCACTGGCACTGTTCCCCATGTAGGCGGCCCAGTACTTAGCCCAGGAGCCCCAACTGTTATTATCGGCGGAATGCCTTCAGCCACTGTGGGAAGCAGCTGTACCTGTGTCGGTCCACCAGATAGCGTCGCAATGGGAAGTACAACGGTAATGCTGCAGAAAAAACCTGCAGCGAGAATGGGCGACACTACCGGCCATGGTGGAAATATAGTTATTGGCTGCCCTACAGTGTTAATAGGCGGATAA